A single region of the Oncorhynchus kisutch isolate 150728-3 linkage group LG30, Okis_V2, whole genome shotgun sequence genome encodes:
- the LOC109882580 gene encoding NEDD8-like isoform X1, which translates to MFELLCSPSLHLNPDRIQGLTSYNKQTLTGKEIEIDIEPTDKVERIKERVEEKEGIPPQQQRLIYSGKQMNDEKTAADYKIQGGSVLHLVLALRGGLVCHCNRIQLIV; encoded by the exons atgtttgagctgctttgcTCACCCAGTCTTCATCTTAATCCAGACAGGATACAAGGCCTCACTTCGTACAATAAACAG ACTCTCACTGGCAAAGAAATAGAGATCGACATTGAGCCCACAGACAAG GTGGAGAGAATTAAagaaagagtggaggagaaggaggggattCCACCTCAACAACAAAGACTAATCTACAGTGGAAAACAGAT GAACGATGAGAAGACTGCTGCAGACTACAAGATCCAGGGAGGCTCAGTTTTGCATCTGGTCCTGGCGCTAAGAGGAGGGCTAGTCTGCCACTGTAACAGAATACAACTCATCGTCTAG
- the LOC109882580 gene encoding NEDD8-like isoform X3 has product MLIKVKTLTGKEIEIDIEPTDKVERIKERVEEKEGIPPQQQRLIYSGKQMNDEKTAADYKIQGGSVLHLVLALRGGLVCHCNRIQLIV; this is encoded by the exons ACTCTCACTGGCAAAGAAATAGAGATCGACATTGAGCCCACAGACAAG GTGGAGAGAATTAAagaaagagtggaggagaaggaggggattCCACCTCAACAACAAAGACTAATCTACAGTGGAAAACAGAT GAACGATGAGAAGACTGCTGCAGACTACAAGATCCAGGGAGGCTCAGTTTTGCATCTGGTCCTGGCGCTAAGAGGAGGGCTAGTCTGCCACTGTAACAGAATACAACTCATCGTCTAG